A window of Sporanaerobacter acetigenes DSM 13106 contains these coding sequences:
- the pgeF gene encoding peptidoglycan editing factor PgeF, which yields MGFDITSKEGISYYTIKSFDNVEDVAHLFSTRMGWNKKNTLENISKVFDVKLENIVVSNQVHGTNIAVVEDINFYKEKVYPNGVDGLMTDKTDIVLVTYYADCVPLFFLDPNKKVIGLAHGGWRGTVQNIGGKMINTMKEKYNSSIDDILVAIGPSIGPCCYEVGIDVYDEFKKRFKFYNEIFKFTSKNKWHLNLWDANKKILMESGVHEENISISNLCTSCNNDIFYSYRKEMGIKERMVAAIEMK from the coding sequence ATGGGTTTTGATATTACATCTAAAGAAGGAATTTCCTATTATACAATAAAATCTTTTGATAATGTGGAGGATGTAGCTCATCTCTTTTCTACTAGGATGGGATGGAACAAGAAAAACACATTAGAAAATATATCTAAAGTATTTGATGTTAAACTAGAGAATATTGTAGTTTCAAATCAAGTACATGGTACAAATATTGCTGTTGTAGAAGACATAAATTTTTATAAAGAAAAGGTTTATCCTAATGGAGTGGATGGCCTAATGACGGATAAGACCGATATTGTATTGGTTACTTATTATGCAGACTGTGTTCCGTTGTTTTTTTTAGATCCTAATAAAAAGGTTATTGGCTTGGCTCATGGTGGTTGGAGGGGTACTGTACAAAATATAGGTGGGAAAATGATAAATACTATGAAAGAGAAATACAATTCAAGTATTGATGATATCTTAGTAGCTATTGGACCTTCGATTGGTCCTTGTTGTTATGAGGTTGGAATAGATGTATATGATGAATTTAAAAAAAGATTTAAATTTTACAATGAAATATTTAAATTTACAAGTAAAAATAAGTGGCATTTAAATTTGTGGGACGCAAATAAGAAAATTCTTATGGAATCAGGAGTTCATGAAGAAAACATTTCTATAAGCAATTTGTGTACTAGTTGCAATAACGATATATTTTATTCCTATAGAAAGGAAATGGGAATTAAAGAGAGAATGGTAGCAGCTATTGAAATGAAATAA
- the ortB gene encoding 2-amino-4-oxopentanoate thiolase subunit OrtB, protein MTKDRSFEGLMARKGEIMKKAVGIDYDTFESGSIAFDYERMMRETGYSLQEIESIQRETGVGNTPILELKNLTKLSRRFAPSGKGARIFVKDEAANPSGSFKARRAATACYHAQRLGYTGVIAATSGNYGAAVASQAAMRGLKCIIVQECYDSRGIGQPEIVEKARKCEAFGAEVLQLTVGPELFSTFLMLLEETGFFNASLYTPFGIAGVETLGYELSMQFRERKGRDPDVVVVTNAGGGNLTGTARGLLKAGAQSQVVGASVNLKGLHMASDTQFNKKSFTTGHTGFGIPFSTWPDRSDVPRSAARPLRYMDRYVTVNQGSVFYMTETLAQLEGIERGPAGNIALTAAFKIAQELDEDKMIVVQETEYTGAGKHIQPQLTFAKENGIEIKIGDPREEVPGENIVLPKDPSYIKIEEVDLEKLKKSYIRNCIENAKSGKVTREDLEFLAEDSKSNIEFVKNVLDELGVKY, encoded by the coding sequence ATGACTAAAGATAGGAGCTTTGAAGGATTGATGGCTAGAAAAGGGGAGATAATGAAAAAAGCTGTAGGAATAGATTATGACACGTTTGAATCCGGAAGTATAGCCTTTGATTATGAAAGAATGATGAGAGAGACTGGTTATAGTTTACAAGAGATTGAAAGTATCCAAAGAGAAACTGGTGTTGGAAATACACCCATATTGGAACTTAAAAACTTGACTAAGTTGTCAAGAAGATTTGCACCTAGTGGAAAGGGAGCAAGAATTTTTGTAAAAGATGAAGCAGCTAATCCATCTGGCAGTTTTAAAGCAAGGAGAGCAGCTACAGCTTGTTATCATGCTCAAAGATTAGGATACACGGGTGTTATTGCTGCTACAAGTGGAAACTATGGGGCTGCTGTTGCTAGCCAAGCTGCTATGAGAGGACTCAAGTGCATAATAGTTCAAGAGTGCTATGATTCAAGAGGAATTGGTCAACCTGAAATTGTTGAAAAGGCAAGAAAGTGTGAAGCTTTTGGAGCTGAAGTTTTGCAACTTACTGTTGGACCAGAATTGTTTTCCACTTTTTTGATGTTGCTAGAAGAGACAGGATTTTTCAATGCTTCTCTATATACTCCATTTGGCATTGCAGGAGTAGAGACATTGGGATATGAATTGTCAATGCAATTTAGGGAAAGGAAAGGAAGAGATCCAGATGTAGTAGTTGTGACAAATGCTGGAGGAGGTAATTTGACTGGTACTGCAAGAGGGCTTTTAAAGGCTGGAGCTCAAAGTCAGGTAGTAGGTGCCAGTGTGAATTTAAAAGGTCTTCATATGGCAAGTGATACTCAATTCAACAAAAAATCCTTTACTACAGGTCATACGGGTTTTGGCATTCCATTTTCTACTTGGCCAGATAGATCAGATGTGCCAAGATCAGCTGCAAGACCATTGAGATACATGGATAGATATGTAACTGTAAATCAAGGTTCTGTATTCTACATGACTGAAACTTTGGCTCAATTGGAAGGAATAGAGAGAGGACCAGCTGGGAATATAGCACTTACTGCGGCTTTTAAAATAGCTCAAGAATTAGATGAAGACAAAATGATAGTTGTACAGGAAACTGAATATACTGGAGCAGGAAAACATATACAACCTCAACTTACTTTTGCCAAGGAAAATGGAATTGAAATAAAGATAGGGGATCCAAGAGAAGAAGTGCCTGGAGAAAATATAGTATTACCTAAAGATCCAAGTTATATAAAAATTGAAGAAGTTGATTTAGAAAAGCTCAAAAAATCTTATATAAGAAATTGTATTGAAAATGCTAAATCGGGAAAAGTGACAAGAGAAGATTTAGAATTTTTAGCAGAGGATAGTAAATCAAATATAGAATTTGTCAAAAATGTATTAGATGAACTTGGTGTTAAATATTAA
- a CDS encoding sigma-54 interaction domain-containing protein: MTKKEFNDIVLQNVLHHADVGIHAIDKNRKTIIYNEAMAKLEGLDSKAVLNKDILEIFPSLDEESSTLINVLNTGDAILNRTQTYLNYKGQKITSLNSTIPLYYKEEIVGALEISQNVTYIKKLSDQLIDLQNELSTGKQENKKIGIKKYVFKDIIGNNKELKKSIYIGRRASESPSSVLIYGETGSGKELFAQSIHYEGSRKNKPFIAQNCAAIPESLLEGILFGTEKGGFTGAVDRPGIFEEANGGTLMLDEINSMALSLQSKLLRVLQEGYIRRVGGTKDIPVDVKIIATTNEEPIESVKKGTLRKDLYYRLNVMYIKIPPLRERLDDIPILCEYFIKKYNKILNKDVWMLSEEVLSCFKNYHWPGNVRELENAIESAMNYISEDEHVLKKEYFISCDHIFSSGNSSKSVLMDEINEDKPLPKILESIERALIEKTLAQNKYNISRTANELGIKRQTLQHKMKKYEI, encoded by the coding sequence ATGACGAAAAAGGAATTTAATGATATAGTACTGCAAAATGTTTTGCATCATGCTGATGTGGGAATTCATGCAATAGATAAAAATAGAAAAACTATAATATATAATGAAGCTATGGCTAAATTGGAAGGCCTTGATAGCAAAGCTGTATTAAACAAAGATATACTTGAGATCTTTCCTAGTTTGGATGAGGAAAGCAGTACTTTAATCAATGTTTTGAATACAGGAGATGCTATTTTAAATAGAACTCAAACTTATTTAAATTATAAAGGCCAAAAAATAACATCTTTAAATTCTACTATACCCTTATATTATAAAGAAGAAATAGTTGGAGCATTAGAAATTTCTCAAAATGTTACATATATAAAAAAATTATCTGATCAATTGATTGATTTGCAAAACGAGCTAAGTACTGGAAAACAGGAAAACAAGAAAATAGGTATAAAAAAGTATGTTTTTAAAGATATTATAGGAAACAACAAGGAACTTAAGAAGTCAATATATATTGGCAGAAGAGCAAGTGAATCTCCTTCAAGTGTACTTATATATGGTGAAACGGGTTCTGGGAAAGAGCTATTTGCTCAAAGTATTCACTATGAAGGTAGTAGAAAGAACAAACCTTTTATAGCACAAAATTGTGCTGCCATACCCGAATCTCTTCTTGAAGGTATATTGTTTGGGACGGAAAAAGGTGGATTTACAGGAGCTGTTGATAGACCTGGCATATTTGAAGAGGCCAATGGAGGTACCCTTATGCTTGATGAGATAAATTCTATGGCCTTATCACTTCAGTCAAAACTTCTAAGAGTATTGCAAGAGGGATATATAAGAAGAGTTGGAGGAACAAAGGATATTCCAGTGGATGTAAAGATAATTGCCACAACTAATGAAGAACCAATAGAAAGTGTGAAAAAAGGAACTCTACGCAAAGACCTCTATTACAGGCTCAATGTTATGTATATAAAAATTCCTCCATTAAGAGAAAGATTAGATGATATACCAATTCTATGTGAATATTTCATTAAAAAATACAATAAAATATTAAATAAAGATGTTTGGATGCTATCTGAAGAAGTATTGTCTTGTTTTAAAAATTATCATTGGCCAGGAAATGTAAGAGAATTAGAAAATGCTATAGAATCAGCAATGAATTACATTTCTGAAGATGAGCATGTTTTAAAAAAGGAATATTTTATTTCTTGTGATCATATATTTAGTTCTGGTAATAGTTCCAAAAGTGTTTTGATGGATGAAATAAATGAGGATAAGCCTTTGCCCAAAATATTAGAATCAATAGAACGAGCTCTTATTGAAAAAACATTGGCTCAAAATAAATACAATATTTCTAGAACTGCAAATGAATTAGGAATAAAAAGGCAAACCCTACAACATAAAATGAAAAAGTATGAGATTTAG
- the nrdR gene encoding transcriptional regulator NrdR encodes MKCPFCDYYETKVIDSRPTDEGQAIRRRRECIKCGKRFTTYEKVEEIPLIVVKKDGNRQTYDRNKILTGIIKACEKRPVSMQTIEDIVDNIEKTLYNSMEKEVTSQHIGEMVMNHLKNIDEVSYVRFASVYRQFKDINTFMDELKKLLDEEN; translated from the coding sequence ATGAAATGCCCTTTTTGTGATTATTATGAGACTAAGGTGATTGATTCGAGACCTACTGATGAAGGACAAGCTATTAGAAGACGAAGAGAATGTATTAAATGTGGTAAAAGATTTACTACCTATGAAAAAGTAGAAGAGATTCCTTTAATTGTAGTGAAAAAAGATGGAAATAGGCAAACTTATGATAGAAATAAAATACTTACGGGTATCATAAAGGCATGTGAAAAACGTCCAGTATCTATGCAAACCATAGAAGATATAGTAGATAATATAGAAAAGACATTGTACAATTCAATGGAAAAAGAAGTAACTAGCCAACATATTGGTGAAATGGTAATGAATCATCTCAAAAATATAGATGAAGTATCTTATGTGAGATTTGCATCTGTATATAGACAATTTAAAGATATAAATACTTTTATGGATGAACTAAAAAAGCTATTAGATGAGGAAAATTAG
- the spoIIGA gene encoding sigma-E processing peptidase SpoIIGA has protein sequence MDIYVEYLLLENVIINYIILYVVKAVSRTDSKKIRLFIAACVGSLYTLVIFFPSLHFMTKFSVKFSISILIIILAFNPEKFSSFMRLLAVFYTTSFVFAGAILGLFYIFNSNLYLKNGAFYIQNFSAEFLILGISLSFILVKYIFEFLQIRLNKKNILTNVIINLNEKNAEIVALVDTGNSLKEPISQNPVIIVEFYAIKELLPEKVQDVFIDNKELSLDLDTISNIMVEVNDEIKLRVIPFKSIGKEYGILLGFKPDKIIIGNDGCEKKIKENVLIGIYNNKLSRDDNYMALLNPEILY, from the coding sequence GTGGACATATATGTAGAATATTTACTCCTAGAAAATGTAATCATTAACTATATTATACTATATGTCGTTAAAGCAGTAAGTAGAACGGATTCAAAAAAAATCAGATTATTTATTGCTGCATGCGTGGGTTCTCTTTATACTCTAGTTATTTTCTTTCCGTCCCTTCATTTTATGACTAAATTTAGTGTTAAATTTTCTATATCTATATTAATAATAATTTTAGCTTTTAATCCTGAAAAATTTTCTTCATTTATGAGATTGTTGGCAGTTTTTTATACTACATCATTTGTATTTGCAGGAGCTATATTGGGATTGTTTTATATCTTTAATTCTAATTTATATCTTAAAAATGGAGCCTTTTATATTCAAAACTTTTCTGCTGAATTTTTGATATTGGGTATTTCCCTATCTTTTATTTTAGTAAAATATATTTTTGAATTTTTACAAATTCGATTAAACAAGAAAAATATTTTGACTAATGTAATTATCAATTTGAATGAAAAAAATGCAGAAATAGTAGCACTTGTTGATACAGGAAATTCGCTCAAAGAGCCCATAAGCCAAAATCCAGTTATTATAGTGGAATTTTATGCTATTAAGGAATTGCTTCCTGAAAAAGTTCAAGATGTATTTATAGATAACAAAGAACTAAGCTTAGATTTAGATACTATTTCTAATATCATGGTGGAAGTAAATGATGAGATTAAATTAAGAGTTATTCCTTTTAAATCTATAGGAAAAGAATATGGGATTTTGCTGGGTTTTAAACCTGATAAAATAATTATTGGTAATGATGGATGCGAAAAAAAGATTAAAGAAAATGTATTGATTGGCATATATAACAATAAATTGTCTAGAGATGACAATTATATGGCATTGTTAAATCCAGAAATTTTATACTGA
- a CDS encoding YlmC/YmxH family sporulation protein, translated as MVKISDMREKEVINIRDGSRIGVIDDVEVDLGKGIVTAIIIPAPGKVFSFFGKNQDLVIHWKDILKIGIDIILVDLKEVE; from the coding sequence ATGGTTAAAATCTCTGATATGAGAGAAAAAGAAGTTATAAATATAAGAGATGGCTCAAGAATAGGTGTTATTGACGATGTAGAGGTTGATTTGGGAAAGGGTATAGTTACTGCAATAATTATTCCAGCTCCAGGGAAGGTATTTAGTTTTTTCGGTAAAAACCAAGATTTAGTTATACACTGGAAAGATATATTGAAGATTGGAATAGATATTATTTTAGTGGATTTAAAAGAAGTGGAATAA
- the sigE gene encoding RNA polymerase sporulation sigma factor SigE, with protein sequence MKRFNKLRLKLSMILFKIGSKFKILKEVFYIGSGEVLPPPLKPEEEVNLVAQMKDDENIKSILIERNLRLVVYIARKFENTGVCVEDLISIGTIGLIKAVNTFNPDKNIKLATYASKCIENEILMYLRRNNKSKGEISFDEPLNVDWDGNELLLSDILGTDGDTIFKYLEEEIDKELLNQAIDKLSGREKKIVELRFGLKNGQEKTQKEVADMLGISQSYISRLEKRIIKRLKKEMSRMI encoded by the coding sequence ATGAAGAGGTTCAATAAGCTTAGATTAAAGTTAAGTATGATATTATTTAAAATTGGCTCTAAATTTAAAATTTTAAAAGAAGTTTTTTATATTGGAAGTGGGGAAGTATTGCCTCCACCTTTAAAGCCAGAGGAAGAAGTGAATTTAGTTGCGCAAATGAAAGACGATGAAAATATAAAGAGTATTTTGATAGAAAGAAATTTAAGATTAGTTGTATATATTGCAAGAAAATTTGAAAATACTGGTGTATGTGTAGAAGACTTGATTTCTATTGGCACTATTGGGCTTATAAAGGCTGTAAATACTTTTAATCCTGATAAGAATATAAAGTTGGCTACCTATGCTTCTAAATGCATAGAAAATGAAATTCTCATGTATTTGAGGAGAAATAACAAATCAAAAGGAGAAATATCTTTTGATGAGCCCTTAAATGTAGACTGGGATGGGAATGAGTTGTTGTTGTCAGATATATTGGGTACTGATGGAGATACAATATTCAAATATTTGGAAGAAGAAATAGACAAGGAACTATTAAATCAAGCTATAGATAAATTGTCAGGTAGAGAGAAAAAAATAGTTGAGCTTAGATTTGGTTTAAAAAATGGTCAGGAAAAGACTCAAAAAGAAGTGGCTGATATGCTTGGAATATCTCAGTCATATATTTCGAGACTTGAAAAGAGAATTATAAAACGTCTTAAAAAAGAAATGAGTAGAATGATATAG
- the ortA gene encoding 2-amino-4-oxopentanoate thiolase subunit OrtA yields MDAKKGDWVRIHKIVLKPEERSPHLPEDTQKVPLEMWDKGFLLNDVANIGDEVEIETYIGRKTSGTLIEINPYYTHDFGKCVPELLYIGRQVRSLIEEVGERDD; encoded by the coding sequence ATGGACGCCAAAAAAGGTGATTGGGTAAGAATTCATAAGATAGTATTGAAACCAGAAGAGAGGTCACCTCATTTGCCAGAAGATACACAAAAAGTACCTTTAGAAATGTGGGACAAAGGATTTCTTTTAAATGATGTGGCTAATATAGGTGATGAAGTAGAAATTGAAACTTATATTGGAAGAAAGACCAGCGGAACTTTGATAGAGATAAATCCTTATTATACTCATGATTTTGGCAAATGTGTTCCAGAACTTTTATATATAGGAAGACAAGTCAGAAGTCTCATTGAAGAGGTAGGTGAAAGAGATGACTAA
- the ord gene encoding 2,4-diaminopentanoate dehydrogenase translates to MERENVKVMLWGFGAMGSGMANMLLKKKGVEIVGVCDMHPEKVNKSMYEVLGIERGNRKDVIIGDRPEEIIKEGATNIVLLATDSFVKGAFEKIKFCLERKINVITTAEQMAYPKAQEKELACELDRIARENGVTVLGTGINPGLIMDLLVVCLTGACENVEEIEAERVNSLSPFGPAVMEEQGVGLTVEEFEKGTKDGTIAGHVGFHESIGMITDAIGWKLDEQITQSQEPIVSTVYRKAPFAEVEAGNIAGVNMLGLGKVDGKVKVKMIHPQQVEPELEGVDTGDYIRIKGTPNISMAINPEIPGGIGTIAMCVNMIPHVINARPGLRTMIDLPVPRAIMGDMRDLIQK, encoded by the coding sequence ATGGAGAGAGAAAATGTGAAGGTTATGTTGTGGGGATTTGGCGCTATGGGCAGTGGAATGGCTAATATGCTACTTAAGAAAAAAGGAGTAGAGATTGTTGGAGTATGTGATATGCATCCGGAAAAAGTAAATAAAAGCATGTATGAAGTTCTAGGAATTGAAAGAGGAAATAGAAAAGATGTCATAATTGGGGATAGACCTGAAGAAATTATAAAAGAAGGAGCAACAAATATTGTGCTTCTTGCTACAGATTCATTTGTAAAAGGAGCATTTGAAAAAATAAAATTTTGCCTTGAAAGAAAAATAAATGTTATAACTACTGCTGAGCAAATGGCATATCCAAAAGCACAAGAAAAAGAATTGGCTTGTGAATTAGATAGAATTGCTAGGGAGAATGGTGTTACAGTTTTAGGTACTGGAATAAACCCGGGTCTTATAATGGATTTACTTGTAGTATGCTTAACTGGAGCTTGTGAAAATGTGGAAGAAATTGAAGCAGAGAGAGTAAATAGTTTGTCCCCATTTGGCCCTGCAGTCATGGAAGAACAAGGTGTTGGGCTTACAGTTGAAGAGTTTGAGAAAGGTACAAAAGATGGTACCATTGCAGGACATGTAGGATTTCATGAATCAATCGGGATGATAACTGATGCTATAGGCTGGAAATTAGATGAACAAATAACTCAAAGTCAGGAACCAATAGTGTCAACTGTATACAGAAAAGCACCTTTTGCTGAAGTTGAAGCAGGAAATATTGCTGGAGTGAATATGTTAGGGCTTGGAAAGGTTGATGGAAAAGTAAAAGTAAAAATGATACATCCTCAACAAGTAGAGCCAGAACTTGAAGGTGTTGATACCGGTGATTATATAAGGATAAAGGGTACACCAAATATCAGTATGGCCATAAATCCTGAAATTCCTGGTGGAATAGGAACTATTGCTATGTGTGTAAATATGATTCCTCATGTAATAAATGCACGTCCAGGACTCAGGACAATGATAGATTTACCTGTACCTAGGGCTATAATGGGCGATATGAGAGATTTAATCCAAAAATAA
- the ftsZ gene encoding cell division protein FtsZ: MFDFDVDFEQFAHIKVIGVGGGGNNAINRMVEANVKGVEFIAINTDRQALQTSKAETKVQIGEKLTKGLGAGANPEVGMKAAEESKNEITDAIKGADMIFITAGMGGGTGTGAAPIVAEVAKEMGILTVGVVTKPFTFEGKRRMVHAEKGIEELKNRVDTLVTIPNDRLLQVAEKKTTMVEAFMMADEVLKQGIQGISDLIAVPALINLDFADVKTIMYDQGIAHMGIGKASGDNRAQDAARQAIQSPLLETSIEGAKAVLLNITGGGDLGIFEVNEAADLIRQSVDQDANIIFGAGIDETLNDELKITVIATGFGEKKEKKIDGMMKTNADDRLKAREEVASSQFDMDDLDIPTFLRRREK; the protein is encoded by the coding sequence GTGTTTGACTTTGATGTAGATTTTGAACAATTTGCTCATATTAAAGTTATAGGCGTTGGTGGAGGCGGGAACAATGCTATAAATAGAATGGTTGAAGCAAATGTTAAAGGTGTTGAATTTATTGCGATAAATACTGATAGACAAGCATTGCAAACTTCTAAGGCTGAAACAAAGGTGCAGATAGGAGAAAAGTTGACAAAAGGTTTGGGTGCTGGTGCAAATCCTGAGGTTGGAATGAAGGCGGCAGAAGAAAGCAAAAATGAAATTACAGATGCTATTAAGGGTGCAGACATGATTTTTATTACAGCTGGAATGGGAGGTGGCACCGGTACGGGAGCAGCTCCTATAGTAGCCGAAGTTGCTAAAGAAATGGGGATATTAACTGTAGGCGTAGTAACAAAACCTTTTACCTTTGAAGGAAAGAGAAGAATGGTACATGCCGAAAAGGGTATAGAAGAATTGAAAAATAGAGTTGATACTCTAGTTACTATTCCAAACGATAGACTTTTGCAAGTAGCTGAAAAAAAGACTACAATGGTAGAAGCCTTTATGATGGCAGATGAAGTTTTGAAACAAGGTATTCAAGGCATTTCTGATCTGATAGCAGTACCAGCTCTTATAAATCTTGACTTTGCTGATGTTAAGACAATTATGTATGATCAAGGGATTGCTCATATGGGAATAGGAAAAGCTTCAGGAGACAATAGAGCACAAGATGCAGCAAGACAAGCTATACAAAGTCCTCTTCTTGAAACTTCTATTGAAGGTGCAAAAGCAGTACTTTTAAATATTACTGGGGGAGGAGATTTGGGAATATTTGAAGTAAACGAAGCAGCAGATCTTATAAGACAATCAGTAGATCAAGATGCAAATATTATATTTGGAGCAGGAATAGATGAAACATTAAATGATGAGCTCAAAATAACAGTTATTGCTACAGGATTTGGTGAGAAAAAAGAAAAGAAGATTGATGGTATGATGAAGACCAATGCAGATGATAGATTAAAAGCTAGAGAAGAGGTAGCTAGTAGTCAGTTTGATATGGATGACCTTGATATTCCAACTTTTTTAAGGAGAAGAGAAAAATAA